In the genome of Streptomyces fagopyri, the window GCCTCGAAGACCGGGCCGCCGGGGGCGCAGACGGATCGGCCGTGAGCGGTGTCGACGACGAGCGCGGTCGTGCGCGCGGACGGCCGGTGTGTCCGTCCCTCGCCGGCGATCCGGGCGATGGTCCGCGCGGCCGGCTTGGGCCGCCGGTCGTTGGTCAACAGGCCGAGGCCGTATTCGAGTTCGGGGAAGTCGGCCAGGTCGCGGCTGACGTCGTGCGAGCACCACCAGGTGATGCCCCACAGGTCGGGGCAGTCGAGTGCGTTCGTGACGGTCGCCTCGGTGAAGGCGGCCGCGTGCTCGGCCTCGATCAGCGGGGCGGGCGCGCCGACCTCCTGGAGCCACACCGGGCGGCCCGGGTCGTCGGCCCAGGCCTTGGACAGCTCGACCAGGTAGGCGGCGTGGTGCTCGGTGGCGACGCCCCGGCGTCCGTGCCGTTGGGCCGTGCCGTTGAACACCCAGGAGTGGACGGCGGTGAGGGCACCGAGCCGGGCCGAGTGCTCGGGCGTGAACGGCTGGTCGTCCTGGTACCAGGCGGCGTCGTAGGAGGCGTGCAGGTGCGGCTTGCCCGGAGCGCCCTCCTCGCAGGCCGCGAGCAGGCGGGTCAGCCACGCTCCGGCCTGCTCGGGCGTGATGCGGTCCGGGTCGGGATGCGGCCCGGCGGCGAACTGGTTGACCTCGTTGCCGATCGTCATGCCGAGGAAGTTCGGCCGGTCGGCGAGGGCGGCGGCCAGGGTGCGCAGGTACTCCGCCTCCGCCTCGACCACCCGCGGGTCGGTGAAGATGTTCCGCCGGTGCCAGGTCTGCGTCCACGCGGGCAGGAAGTCGAAGCTCGACAGGTGCCCCTGCAGTCCGTCGACGTTGACGTCGAGCCCGCGTTCGGCGGCGGCGTCGGCGAGCGCCACGAGCTGTTCGACGGCGCGCGGCCGGATCAGGGTGCGGTTGGGCTGGAAGTAGGGCCACAGCGGGAAGACCCGGATGTGGTCGAGGCCGAGCGCGGCGATCGAGTCGAGGTCGGCGCGGACGGAGTCGAGGTCGAAGTCGAGCCAGTGGTGGAACCACCCTTCGCTCGGGGTGTAGTTGACGCCGAAGCGCACGGCAGAGGACATGCGGGATCCTTGCGAGATCGAAGGACGGACGGGTTCAGCCCTTGACGGCGCCCTCGCCCACACCGCGGAAGAAGTACCGCTGGAGACAGGCGAAGAGCGCGATCAGGGGGGCCACGGCGATGATCGTGCCCGCGGCGACGAGCCGCTCGTCGTTGGCGAACGTGCCGTGCAGGTAGTTGAGTCCGATGGTCAGGGTGAACTTGGAGGGATCGCTGAGCACGATGAGGGGCCACAGGAAGTCGTCCCAGGCGCCCATGAAGGCGAAGATCGCGACGACGGCGAGGGTGCCCTTCACCGACGGCAGCGCGATCCGCAGGAACCGCTGCCAGACGTTCGCGCCGTCGATGTAGGCCGCCTCCTCGATCTCGTAGGGGAGGTTGAGGAAGGCGTTGCGCATCAGCAGGACGTTCATCGCGCCGACGCAGCCGGGCAGGACGACGCCGATGAGCGTGTTGTTCAGGCCGAGTTCACGCATGGTGGTGAACTGGGCGATGATGATGCCCTCCACGGGGACCAGCATCGCGAGGATGAAGACGAGCGTCGCCGCCTTGCGGCCGCGGTAGCGCAGCCGGGCCAGGGCGTAGCCGGCGAGGGCCGAGCCGGCACAGTTCGTCACGACGTTGGCGCCCGCGACCTTGAGCGAGTTCACCGCGTAGTCCCAGACGGGGATGGTGTCGGCGACCCGCTGGTAGTTGTGCAGTGTCGGGTGGCCGGGCAGGAGCGCAGGCGGCGACTGGAAGATGTCCTCGCTCGGCCCCTTGAGCGAGGTGGACAGCTGCCACAGGAACGGGCCGACGGTCAGGGCGAGGACGGCGAGCAGCAGCAGGTACCGCAGGACGAGTTCCCACACCCGGACGCGACGGCCGTGCTCGTCGGTGACGCGGGGGCGGGGCCGGCGCTCCGGTGCCGGAGCGCCGGCGGGTCGTACCTTCTCCAGCACGGTCACGCGTCCTCCTTCCGGTCGGCCCGCAGCACAAGCAGCATCAGCGCGACGGTGACGACGAAGACGACGACGGAGAGGGCGGAGGCGTAGCCCACCCGGCCGGTCAGTCCGGTGCCGGTGCGCTGGACCAGCATGACGAGGGTGGTGTCCTCGCCCGCCGGTCCGCCGTCCGGGCCCGCCATCAGGTACACCTCGGAGAACACCTTGAAGGCGGCGACCGAGGAGAGCGCGCCGACCAGCACCATGGTGGAGCGGACGGCGGGCACGGTGACGGTGAGGAAGCGGCGTACCGCCCCCGCGCCGTCGACCGACGCCGCCTCGTGCAGCTCGCGCGGTACGTTGGCGAGCGCGGCCAGATAAATGATCATGTAGTAGCCGAGGCCCTTCCAGACCGTGACGGCCATGGCGCTCAGCAGGAGCAGCCACTGGTCGCTGAGGAAGCCGGCCCTGCCGACGCCGACCGTCTCCAGCAGCGAGTTCACCAGGCCGCGTTCGTCCAGCAGCCACACCCAGATCAGGCCGACCACGACGATGGAGGCGACGACCGGCGTGTAGAAGGCGGACCGGAAGAAGGTGATGCCGGGGATGTTCTTCTGCACCAGCAGGGCGAGCAGCAACGGCAGCAGGACGAGCGCGGGGACCACCCCGACGACGTACAGCGTGCTGTTGCGCAGCCCGATCCAGAACATGTCGTCGTGCAGCAGCTCCCGGTAGTTGGCGAGGCCCACGAACGTGCCGGGGATCAGGGTGCGGCGGTCGGTGAAGGAGTTGACCACCGTCGAGACGAACGGATAGAGGATGAAGACACCCGTGATCAGCAGTCCCGGTGCGGCGAACAGCCAGGGGCCGGCCGGAAGCCGGCGTCGGACCCGGGGGGCCGCGCTGGGCGTCCGCGCGCCGCGCCGCACGTCGCCGGATACGGTCGAGGAACTCGCCATGCCGGATCAGCCCTGCTGCTGGAGCAGCCGGTCGCAGGCCTTGACAGCGTTGTCAAGGGCCGTCTTGGGGCTCTCCTTGCCCTGGAGCGCCTTGGCGACCTCGTTGCGCAGCGCGGTCTTCATCTGCTCGCTGAAGAGGACCGGCGTGTAATTGACCGCGTTCTTCAGGGACTTGGCGGCGGCGATCCGCACCCGTGTCTCGTCGCTCCCGTCCTCCTTGGTGAAGTACGGGTCGTCGAGTGAGCCCGCGGTGCTCGGGAAGATCGCCACCTTCTTGGCGAACGACATCTGGTTCTGCGCGTCGGTGACGAAGTGCGCGAAGGCGACCGACGCCGGGGTGTGCTTGGTGCGCGAGTTGACCATGACGCCCATGACGTACATGTTCACCTTGCCGGTGCTGGTGATCTGGTCCGTGATGCCGATGTTCCGGTAGAGGCTCGGCGCCTGCTTCTTGAAGTTGCCGAGGTCCAGGGCGCTGCCCGGGTTCATGGCGACGGCGCCGGTGAGGAACTTCTTGCCGGACGACTCCGGGGTCGCGGTGAGCGCCTGCGGGTCGAGCGCCTTGGCGTCGTACAACTCCTTGTACTTGGTCAGGAGCTCTATGCCCTTGGCGTCGTTGAAGGCGAAGGAGGTGCCTTCCTTGTTCATCAGCTCGACGCCGTAACGCCCGAAGTCCTCGACGGTGGGCACGTTGGCGAGCGTGGCCACCTTGCCGTCGGTCTTCTGGGCCAGCCGCAGCGCGTCGGCGAACAGGTCGTCGTAGGTCGTCGGCGGCTTGGACGCGTCGAGTCCGGCCTTCTCGAACAGCGACTTGTTGTAGAAGAGCGGCCCGGTGTTGAGGTACCACGGGAAGGCGTAGGTCCCGGTCATGCCGGGTACCTGGTGGCCGGCCCAGGCACCGTCCAGGTACTCCTTCCTGTACTGGGCGGCCGACTTGTCGAGGTCCAGCGCGAGGCCCGCCTTGGCGAGCGGGGCGACCAGGTCCGGGGAGACGTTGACGACGTCGGGCAGGGTACCGCCGGCCGCGTCCGCGCTGATCTTGTCGGCGTAGCCCTCCGCGGGCTGGTCGACCCACTTCACATGGGTGTCCGGGTACTTCTTCTCGAAGTCCGCGATCACGCCCTCGAAGTACTCCTTGAAGTTGGCCCTCAGGTTCCAGGTCTGGAAGGTGATGTCGCCCTCGACCTTGCCCGAGGCGTCCGTCGAGCCACCGCCGTCGTTCCCGGAGCCGCAGGCACTCAGCGGCAGGACGACGGCGACGGCAGCGGCGGCGGCGAGAACTCTGCGGGAGATGCGCACGGATGGGGCTCCTCTGCGGTGGGGGGAGAACGGTGCCGGGGCAGACCTTGCATGCAACTCGCCCGAGCAGTCAATGGATTTGACCCAGCTAAACTCTTTAGTGAGGGAACATGGCTGGTCAGAGACGTATGGTCGGCCTCTTGCGACGGATCACTAATGCGCTTTAGATTGACTCAACTCAAGCGCATTAGTGCACAGTCCCAGCAGAACGGGGAGCAAGGTTGCCAGCCAAGCGGTCACCCGCGCGCCGGCCGACGATGAAGGACATAGCGCGGCGCGCGGGGGTCTCGGAGAGCGCGGTCTCCTTCGCTCTCAACGACCGGCCCGGGGTCTCCGAGATCACCCGTGACCGGGTGCGCCGGGTCGCCGAACAGCTGGGCTGGCGGCCGAGCACGGCGGCCCGCGCGCTGTCCGGCGAGGGCGCGGCCACGGTGGGGCTGGTCGTGGCCCGCCCCGCCGACACCCTGGGCGTGGACTCGTTCTTCCTGCAACTGATCTCCGGCATCCAGGAGGTGCTGGCCGAGCGGCACCTCGGGCTGCTCTTCCAGGTGGTGGAGGACGTGGGCGACGAGTGCGCGGTCTACCGGCGCTGGTGGGCCGAGCACCGCGTGGACGGGGTCCTGGTCGTCGATCCGCGGACCGACGATCCACGTCCCGACCTGCTGGAGGAACTGGGCCTGCCCGCGGTGGTGATCGGCGGTGTGCCGGACGCGGGGCACCCCGGGATGTCCACCGTCTGGGCGGACGACGCGGGTGCGATGGCCACGGTGGTGGGCGAGTTGTACGCGCTCGGGCACCGCCGGATCGCGCACATCGCGGGCCTGCCGGGGCTCGCCCACACCGAGCGGCGCATCCGCACCCTGCGTGCGGAGGCGGAGCGCCGGGGTCTGTCCGAGGTGCGGTCACTGACCACGGACTACTCGGACTCCGAGGGTGCTGCCGTCACCCGCCGGGTGCTGGAGAGCGGCGCGCCGCCGACCGCGCTGGTGTACGACAACGACGTGATGGCCGTCGCCGGGGTCGCCGCCGCGACCGAACTGGGCTTCCTGGTACCGCGTGACGTGTCCGTCGTGGCCTGGGAGGACTCGGCGCTGTGCCGCATGGTCAGACCGTGGCTGTCCGCGCTCTCCCGCGACACCCTGGAGTTCGGGCGCACGGCCGCGCGGGAACTGACCGCGCTGCTGGACGGCGGCCCGGCGCGCACGGTCCAGGTGCCGGTGCCGCGGCTGATCGGGCGCGAGAGCACGGGACCGGCCGCCGGCCTCTGACACAGGGGGCACGGCCTCCGGACGCGTCGGTACGGCGGTTGCCGACGAGGACGAGTACGGCCGGTCGGCACCCGGCGGTTTCACCGGGATTCACCCAGGCCCGCCGGAACGCCGTCGGACGAATGACTCCGTGCCCTCCGGCGACCGGCCTTCCGCAGAAAAAACCCGTTGGCGGCCCGCGGCGGCCCCTGCTACTTTTCCGTAGGCCGTGCGAGAGAACGAGGAGGTGGTACCCGTGGACACAGTATCGACATGGGTGCTCCCCTCCGGGGTCACGGTCGGGCGATAGGTCGTCCGGGAGCGCCGATCACGCGCACTCCCGAAAGGCACGACCATGCGATTCACTTCGGAACAGCGTTTCGACGACGGCGTCCTCGAACGCGAATTCACCCTCGGCGAGATCCCCGGCGTCCTGTGGACGCCCCCGTCCTCGTCCGCGCCGGCGCCGCTGATCCTGCTCGGCCACCCCGGCGGACTACGGAGGATGCACCCCCGACTGGCGGCCCGAGCCCGGCACTCGGCCGCGGACGGCTTCGCCTCGGTCACCGTCGAGCTCCCCGGGAGCGGTGACCGGCCCCGCTGGCCCGCCCTCGAACAGGCCCGCGCCGACCTGCACCGGGCGATGAAGGCCGGCGAGCCGGTCGGCGACGAGATCATCGACGCCCTCGTCCTCCCGCTGGTCGAGAAGGCGGTCCCGGAATGGCGGGACACCCTGGACGCCGTCCTGTCGTTGCCCGAGATCGGTGGCCCGGTCGGGTACTCGGGCGGAGTGATCTCCATCGGGACGCGGCTGGCGGTGGTCGAGCCGCGCATCTCGGCCGCCGTCCTGTTCGCCGGGAGTTTCGTACCCCGCGTCATGTTCGAGGAGGCCCGGCAGGTCACCGTCCCCCTGCACGTCCTGCTGCAGTGGGACGACGAGGGGAACGACCGGCAGTCGGCCCTGGACCTGTTCGACGCCTTCGGCTCCAAGGAGAAGACCCTGAACGCCAACATGGGCGGCCACGCCGGCGTCCCGGAGTCCGCCGGGGAGGCTGCGGCCCGGTTCTTCACCCGGCACCTGAGGTGAGGCCGGACGATCGGGCCATCTGCGGACCGTAGGTCCGTCGGCGGGGCCACCGGCCGACGGTAGGCCGCGTCGGTCGGGACGCCGCTCGTGGAGGAAGGGCTCCGGCCCTCCTCGATGCCGGCGCCCTGCCGGCTCGCCCGCCCCGAGCGCGGCGGTACCGGCCATCAGCGGTACCGCCCGGTCAGGCCGGCGGCCTACCGGGGGATGTTCCCGCAGGCCCGGGTCGGCCGGGTGACCGCCCTCCGGTCCTCCGGGGTCCGGTCCTCCGGGGTTCCGGTCCTCCGGGGTTCCGGGGTTCCGGGTTCCGGGGTCCGGAGTCCGGAGTCCGGAGTCCCGGGGGGTCCCGGAGTCCCGGGGCCGGCTCGCGCCCGGTCCGGGGTCCGCGCGCGTCGTCGGCGGCGGCAGCGCGCGAACCGTGCGCGTGCGGCGCCGTGGAAGTCACGGCCGCGGCGCCGCCCTGGGCCGGACCCACCCCGCGCCGCGGGACCCGTCCGCGCACCACGACCGTGGTCACGATGTCCGTGATCGCACGGGCGTCAGTCGCGCCACTCCACCTTGAACACCCAGACGTACCGGCCGGACCTGCGGGCCGCCTCCGGCACGTCGATGACCAACGCACCCTTACGCACCGTCCAGTTGAGCGGCCGGTCGTGGCCCAGCAGGGTCACCCGGTCGCCGCCGCGGACCGGCACCGGCGCCTCGACGGTGAGTGTGGCGCCGGGCGCGGTCAGCGAGTGGATGTAGAAGGCCTCGTTCTGCCGCACGGTGAACCGCAGGTCCTCACCGAGCTGCGCCATCCGCGACCAGTACGTCGTGTCGTAGATCGCCTCGCCGTTGACCTTCAGCCACCGTCCGGTCTCGCGCAGCCGGGTCTGCATGATCTCCGGGATGGTGCCGTCGGCGCGCGGCCCGATGTCGAGCAGGAGGTTGCCGTTCTTGGAGACGATGTCGACCAGGCTGCGGACCACCTCCTCGGCGGTCATGTACGCCGCGTCGGGCGTCGCCCGGTTGTAGCCGTAGCTGAACGGGTCGAGGCCCCGGCTGGACTCCCACTTGGCGACGACGGTGTTCTCGTACGTCGTGTACTCGGGGGTCGTGAAGTCGTGGAAGCCGATGCCCGCACGGTTGTTGACGGCCACCTCGTAGGGCTTCGGCCGGTTCTTGCCGTGGTTGAAGTATTCGGCGAGCACGTTCAGGCTGTCGTTGGCGCCACCGATGTCGCACCAGATGACGGACGGGTCGTAGCCGTGGATCAGCTCCACCATCTGCGCGGCCTGATAGTCCCTCACATAGTCCTTGCCCGCGGTGTATCCGGTGTACGGGACGGGTTCCTGGGTGTACGGATTGCGCGGGGCGTGGCCCGACCAGGGGTTGTCGGGGTTGAACCACTCGGGCATGGAGAAGTACAGGCCGCGGTGCAGTTCGGGCGTGAACCTGCGTGAGGCGTCGAAGAGTTCGCGGACCAGGTCGCGTCGCGGACCCGCCTTCACGGCGCTGCGGTCGGACACCCGCGTGTCCCACAGGGCGAATCCCTCGTGGTGTTTCGAGGTGAGGACGTGGTACTGGGCGCCGGCGTCCCGGAACAACTCCACCCAGGCGCGCGGATCGAACCGGTGGGCCGTGAACATGGGGATGAAGTCGTCGTAGGCGAAGTCCTCCCCGTACTTCTCCCGGTGGTAGGCGTACACCGCGTTGTCCGGGTTCTGGAGGTTGCTCCAGTACCACTCGGCGTACTGTTCGCCCACCGGTGACCAGGCGGGCACCGAGTAGACGCCCCAGTGGATGAAGATGCCGAACTTGGCGCGGTGGAACCAGTACGGGGCCTGGTGGCCGGCGAGGGACTCCTCGGTGGGGCGGTAGTCGGGCACCCCGAGGGTCAGGGTGCGGCGGGCGGCGGCCGCCTGCCGGCCACCGCCTTCGACGACCACCGTTCCCTCGCGCGCGGTGCCGGGTGCCGTGCCCACGCGGTTGCGGATGCCGACGCGGACCCGCGCCTGCTCGCCGGGGTCGAGGCGGGTCACCCGCGCGGGCTCGACGGTGCGGGCCCCGGGCACCTCGACGCCGACCCTCACCCGGTCGCCCGCGAGGACGGCCACGGTTCCCGCGTTGACGACGGTGGCCTCCACGCTCTGCGCGCCGGTCGACTCCAGCAGCGAGAAGGTGGAGCGCGCGTCCCGCAGGGCCAGCGCGCGTCCCTGGGCGACCGGTTGGAGGGAGAGGGCGAAGACGTGCAGCGAGGCCTGGTTCTCCTTGGCCGGCCGGGTGGTCGGCAGGGTGAGGGCGACCGCCTCGCGCCGCGGGTCGATCCAGACCTCGGCCGTACCGATCCCGACGCCGTGCTCGTCCTTGCCGCCGTCCGGCCGGTAGCGGTACGGGACGGACAGCGAGCCGCCCGTCGCGTACCAGTCCGCGCCGCCGAGTCCGGCGGTCGTCGTCGAACCGTCGGCGTAGTGCACGGTGGCCGTGCCGGAGGCGTCGCCGTAGCTGCACGCCGTGAGGAACAGGGCCGAGAGATAGCGGCCCCGGGGAAGGTCGACGCGCTGGCCGAGGGCGACCACGTTGTTCCTGGCGCCCGCCGCGGAGGACGGGAAGAGGAAAGGGATGCCGTCCACCTCGACCGGGCCCTCGGGGAGTTCCTCGCCGGGGAAGGTGTAGCCCGAACCGTCGAAGTCGCCGCCGGTGGCGTCCGCGCGGTCGACGCCGTCGTTGTCGAAGTGTGCGTCGAGCGGTACGGGGAGCGGGTCGGGGACGGGAACCCACTGCGGCGCCCGCCCTTCGGCGGGTTCGGCGGCCCGCGCCCCGGTCGCGGCGGTGAGCGGAAGAGCCGTCGCGGCGGCGACGGCCGCGGTGGCTCCCAGAACCTGACGTCTTGGATACGTACTCATGAGCGGCTCCAATTCATCGGATGTCTGATGATGAGACGGGTTCCGATGACTGTCAACGAGGCCTGAAAGGAGAAAAGTTGCGGGAGTCGTCGGATGACCTGGCAGTGCGTCCGGACCGCCGGACGACCTCCCGGCGAAAAGCCCAGGAGAGCCGGGGTGAATGTCCCGGCGCGGCGGCCCTCGACGCGAGGCCCCGCGTCCCGGCACAGTGCTTCTCGTACTCGCCAGTAGTTCCCTGCCCCCGAGGAGAACCCGTGACCAGTTGGGCCGGCCGGACCGCCACCGAGATCGCCGCGGCCGTCCGCGAGAAGCGGATCACCCCTCGCGAGGTGGTGGCCGAGCACCTCGCCCGCGTCGAGCGCCTCGACGCCCGTGTCGGCGCCTTCCGGGTCGTACGGTCCGAAGCGGCCCTCGCGGAGGCCGACGCGCTCGCCGCGCGTCCGGACCTGGCCGGACTCCCCCTCGCGGGCGTGCCCGTGGCGGTCAAGGACAATCTGCCGGTACGCGGCGAGTCCTGCCGGCAGGGCTCCGCCGCGACCCCGGACACCGCCGCCGAGGAGGACCACGTCACCGTGGCGCGGCTGCGCGCGGCGGGCGCCGTGGTGGTGGGTCTGACGAACGTGCCCGAGCTCTGCGTCTTCGGCACCTCGGACAGCGTGTTCGGCATCGCCCGCAACCCGTGGGACACCTCGCGCACGGCGGGCGGTTCCTCGGGCGGCAGCGCGGCCGCCGTCGCCGCCGGGATGGTGCCCCTCGCGCTGGGCAATGACGGGATGGGGTCGTTGCGCATCCCGGCGGCCAACTGCGGCCTGGTCGGGCTGAAGCCCGGCCACGGCACGGTCCCCGCCGGCATCGGCCACGGTGACTGGTTCGGCATGTCGGAGAACGGGCCGCTCGCGACCACCGTGGCGGACGCCCGGCTGATGCTGGCGGTCCTGGCGGACACCGAGGCGGTACGGCCCTCCGGAAACCTCGTCCGGAGGGTGGCGGTCTCCCTGCGCAGCCCCCTGGCCGGCGTGACCGTCGGCCGCGTGTACGCGGCGGCGGCCCGGGAGGCGGCCGGGCTGCTGGCCGGAGCGGGGCACGAGGTCCGGCCCTCCGACCCTCCGTACCCGCTCTGGCTGGGCACCACCTCGCTCGCGCACTGGACGGCGGGGACCGCGGTCGACGCCGCCGACCTCGACCCGCGTCGGCTCACCCGCCGCACGCGCGCGCACGCCGCCGTGGGGCGCCGTCTCGTGGCCGGGGTACGCACGGGTGAGCGCCGCGAGCAGCTGCGCGCGCGTCTGGCGCCGTTCTTCGAGGAGCACGACGTGCTGCTGACCCCCGCGCTGGCCCGGCGGGGCCCGGCCGCCGTGGCCTGGCACGAGCGGGGGTGGCTGCGGAACCTGCTGGCCAACACGAACTACTCGCCGCTGACCCCGCCCTGGAACCTCACCGGGTGGCCCGCGATGGCGGTGCCGTTCGGGACCCTGCCGGGCGGCGCCCCGTGCGCCGTGCAGTTGGTCGGACGGCCCGGTTCCGAGCTGGAACTGCTCGAACTCGCGGGGCAGTTGGAAGAGCTGCGGCCCTGGAGGCGGACGGCGCCGCTGGACTGAGGCCGGGCCGGACCGGTCGCCCGGCGGGAAGGGGCGGACACGGCCGCCGGCGCCCGCTCGTCAGAGCGCGCGGTACATGATGTGCAGTCCGACCCGCCCGTGCCGGGGGTGCTC includes:
- a CDS encoding glycoside hydrolase 5 family protein, giving the protein MSSAVRFGVNYTPSEGWFHHWLDFDLDSVRADLDSIAALGLDHIRVFPLWPYFQPNRTLIRPRAVEQLVALADAAAERGLDVNVDGLQGHLSSFDFLPAWTQTWHRRNIFTDPRVVEAEAEYLRTLAAALADRPNFLGMTIGNEVNQFAAGPHPDPDRITPEQAGAWLTRLLAACEEGAPGKPHLHASYDAAWYQDDQPFTPEHSARLGALTAVHSWVFNGTAQRHGRRGVATEHHAAYLVELSKAWADDPGRPVWLQEVGAPAPLIEAEHAAAFTEATVTNALDCPDLWGITWWCSHDVSRDLADFPELEYGLGLLTNDRRPKPAARTIARIAGEGRTHRPSARTTALVVDTAHGRSVCAPGGPVFEAFARLTADGARPTTVLASRADDKDHLAARGITEVVTPDQVTE
- a CDS encoding carbohydrate ABC transporter permease; the protein is MTVLEKVRPAGAPAPERRPRPRVTDEHGRRVRVWELVLRYLLLLAVLALTVGPFLWQLSTSLKGPSEDIFQSPPALLPGHPTLHNYQRVADTIPVWDYAVNSLKVAGANVVTNCAGSALAGYALARLRYRGRKAATLVFILAMLVPVEGIIIAQFTTMRELGLNNTLIGVVLPGCVGAMNVLLMRNAFLNLPYEIEEAAYIDGANVWQRFLRIALPSVKGTLAVVAIFAFMGAWDDFLWPLIVLSDPSKFTLTIGLNYLHGTFANDERLVAAGTIIAVAPLIALFACLQRYFFRGVGEGAVKG
- a CDS encoding carbohydrate ABC transporter permease; translation: MASSSTVSGDVRRGARTPSAAPRVRRRLPAGPWLFAAPGLLITGVFILYPFVSTVVNSFTDRRTLIPGTFVGLANYRELLHDDMFWIGLRNSTLYVVGVVPALVLLPLLLALLVQKNIPGITFFRSAFYTPVVASIVVVGLIWVWLLDERGLVNSLLETVGVGRAGFLSDQWLLLLSAMAVTVWKGLGYYMIIYLAALANVPRELHEAASVDGAGAVRRFLTVTVPAVRSTMVLVGALSSVAAFKVFSEVYLMAGPDGGPAGEDTTLVMLVQRTGTGLTGRVGYASALSVVVFVVTVALMLLVLRADRKEDA
- a CDS encoding ABC transporter substrate-binding protein, which translates into the protein MRISRRVLAAAAAVAVVLPLSACGSGNDGGGSTDASGKVEGDITFQTWNLRANFKEYFEGVIADFEKKYPDTHVKWVDQPAEGYADKISADAAGGTLPDVVNVSPDLVAPLAKAGLALDLDKSAAQYRKEYLDGAWAGHQVPGMTGTYAFPWYLNTGPLFYNKSLFEKAGLDASKPPTTYDDLFADALRLAQKTDGKVATLANVPTVEDFGRYGVELMNKEGTSFAFNDAKGIELLTKYKELYDAKALDPQALTATPESSGKKFLTGAVAMNPGSALDLGNFKKQAPSLYRNIGITDQITSTGKVNMYVMGVMVNSRTKHTPASVAFAHFVTDAQNQMSFAKKVAIFPSTAGSLDDPYFTKEDGSDETRVRIAAAKSLKNAVNYTPVLFSEQMKTALRNEVAKALQGKESPKTALDNAVKACDRLLQQQG
- a CDS encoding LacI family DNA-binding transcriptional regulator — translated: MPAKRSPARRPTMKDIARRAGVSESAVSFALNDRPGVSEITRDRVRRVAEQLGWRPSTAARALSGEGAATVGLVVARPADTLGVDSFFLQLISGIQEVLAERHLGLLFQVVEDVGDECAVYRRWWAEHRVDGVLVVDPRTDDPRPDLLEELGLPAVVIGGVPDAGHPGMSTVWADDAGAMATVVGELYALGHRRIAHIAGLPGLAHTERRIRTLRAEAERRGLSEVRSLTTDYSDSEGAAVTRRVLESGAPPTALVYDNDVMAVAGVAAATELGFLVPRDVSVVAWEDSALCRMVRPWLSALSRDTLEFGRTAARELTALLDGGPARTVQVPVPRLIGRESTGPAAGL
- a CDS encoding dienelactone hydrolase family protein, translated to MRFTSEQRFDDGVLEREFTLGEIPGVLWTPPSSSAPAPLILLGHPGGLRRMHPRLAARARHSAADGFASVTVELPGSGDRPRWPALEQARADLHRAMKAGEPVGDEIIDALVLPLVEKAVPEWRDTLDAVLSLPEIGGPVGYSGGVISIGTRLAVVEPRISAAVLFAGSFVPRVMFEEARQVTVPLHVLLQWDDEGNDRQSALDLFDAFGSKEKTLNANMGGHAGVPESAGEAAARFFTRHLR
- a CDS encoding alpha-L-fucosidase, which translates into the protein MSTYPRRQVLGATAAVAAATALPLTAATGARAAEPAEGRAPQWVPVPDPLPVPLDAHFDNDGVDRADATGGDFDGSGYTFPGEELPEGPVEVDGIPFLFPSSAAGARNNVVALGQRVDLPRGRYLSALFLTACSYGDASGTATVHYADGSTTTAGLGGADWYATGGSLSVPYRYRPDGGKDEHGVGIGTAEVWIDPRREAVALTLPTTRPAKENQASLHVFALSLQPVAQGRALALRDARSTFSLLESTGAQSVEATVVNAGTVAVLAGDRVRVGVEVPGARTVEPARVTRLDPGEQARVRVGIRNRVGTAPGTAREGTVVVEGGGRQAAAARRTLTLGVPDYRPTEESLAGHQAPYWFHRAKFGIFIHWGVYSVPAWSPVGEQYAEWYWSNLQNPDNAVYAYHREKYGEDFAYDDFIPMFTAHRFDPRAWVELFRDAGAQYHVLTSKHHEGFALWDTRVSDRSAVKAGPRRDLVRELFDASRRFTPELHRGLYFSMPEWFNPDNPWSGHAPRNPYTQEPVPYTGYTAGKDYVRDYQAAQMVELIHGYDPSVIWCDIGGANDSLNVLAEYFNHGKNRPKPYEVAVNNRAGIGFHDFTTPEYTTYENTVVAKWESSRGLDPFSYGYNRATPDAAYMTAEEVVRSLVDIVSKNGNLLLDIGPRADGTIPEIMQTRLRETGRWLKVNGEAIYDTTYWSRMAQLGEDLRFTVRQNEAFYIHSLTAPGATLTVEAPVPVRGGDRVTLLGHDRPLNWTVRKGALVIDVPEAARRSGRYVWVFKVEWRD
- a CDS encoding amidase translates to MTSWAGRTATEIAAAVREKRITPREVVAEHLARVERLDARVGAFRVVRSEAALAEADALAARPDLAGLPLAGVPVAVKDNLPVRGESCRQGSAATPDTAAEEDHVTVARLRAAGAVVVGLTNVPELCVFGTSDSVFGIARNPWDTSRTAGGSSGGSAAAVAAGMVPLALGNDGMGSLRIPAANCGLVGLKPGHGTVPAGIGHGDWFGMSENGPLATTVADARLMLAVLADTEAVRPSGNLVRRVAVSLRSPLAGVTVGRVYAAAAREAAGLLAGAGHEVRPSDPPYPLWLGTTSLAHWTAGTAVDAADLDPRRLTRRTRAHAAVGRRLVAGVRTGERREQLRARLAPFFEEHDVLLTPALARRGPAAVAWHERGWLRNLLANTNYSPLTPPWNLTGWPAMAVPFGTLPGGAPCAVQLVGRPGSELELLELAGQLEELRPWRRTAPLD